The stretch of DNA GCCGAAGAGCGCTATCTGCTGCGCACTCACACCTCAAGCACCCAGATTCGGACGATGCTGGCTAACAAGCCGCCGATCCGGATCATTTCTCCCGGGCGTTGCTTTCGCCGTGATACTGCCGACGCAACTCATAGCGCCAACTTTCACCAGGTGGAGGGTCTCTATGTGGACCGAAACGTCACCGTTCGGGATCTGAAGGCGGTGCTGGATTACTTTGTTGGCGAGCTTTTGGGAAAGGGAGCGAAAACCCGTTTTCGGCCCCACTTTTTTCCCTACACTGAACCGAGTTTTGAGGTCGATTTCCCGAGTGGTCATCTTGGAAAGGTAGGATCCGACTGGATCGAGATCATGGGATGCGGAATGGTGGACCCGGCAGTCTTTGAATCTGTGGGATACGATCCTGAGGAGTATTCCGGGTTTGCCTTTGGGATGGGGGTCGAGCGTGTGGCGATGAATCTCTACGGGATCGACGACATCCGTTACTTTTATCAGAACGACGAACGTTTTCTCAGGCAGTTCTCATGAAGATCAGTTACGAGTGGCTTTCCGATTACGTAAGGCTTGATCAGTCGATTGAAGAGATCGAAGAGGCTCTTACCCTGATTGGTTTTGAAGTAGAAGGAATTGAGACGGT from Verrucomicrobiota bacterium encodes:
- the pheS gene encoding phenylalanine--tRNA ligase subunit alpha — its product is MDEEITRIVAEAEERLSAVTSRSALDEVKALFFGGSGSFTAFRKRIGELPKEEKPAFGKKVNELKTRLEAVFDEAVRKSENEEFAKRLGPEIDPTLPSPDPQRGCIHPLTKVRNRIVEIFRRIGFSVVEGTDVETEYYCFDALNTPPDHPARDLHDTYYLKWGTDVSNVTKSSAEERYLLRTHTSSTQIRTMLANKPPIRIISPGRCFRRDTADATHSANFHQVEGLYVDRNVTVRDLKAVLDYFVGELLGKGAKTRFRPHFFPYTEPSFEVDFPSGHLGKVGSDWIEIMGCGMVDPAVFESVGYDPEEYSGFAFGMGVERVAMNLYGIDDIRYFYQNDERFLRQFS